The Zingiber officinale cultivar Zhangliang chromosome 9A, Zo_v1.1, whole genome shotgun sequence genome window below encodes:
- the LOC122021424 gene encoding B3 domain-containing protein At1g05920-like, whose translation MTATRRSSNGGGAAAAVPEWVTTLARRQRTGDDDSAIAVSFIASKRVEKSDLVSQQNRLYLPTDFVVANLFGLLSEEERAMANLVDDIGGPSRRSRTEAEEEEMTRKPKAAGRAHGGLPVRVYARCGFVFYLRLTRWNGSGGTVIKGDELKLFLTFSALKKGDKIDVWAFRRGGELCFIIGRP comes from the coding sequence ATGACGGCGACGCGAAGGTCTTCCAACGGCGGAGGGGCCGCCGCCGCTGTGCCGGAGTGGGTGACCACCTTGGCGAGGAGGCAGCGCACCGGCGACGACGACTCTGCCATTGCCGTGTCGTTCATCGCCTCGAAGAGGGTGGAGAAGTCCGACCTCGTATCGCAGCAGAACCGCCTCTACCTTCCCACCGACTTCGTCGTGGCCAATCTCTTCGGCCTCCTCTCCGAGGAGGAGCGTGCCATGGCCAACCTCGTCGACGACATCGGCGGGCCTAGTAGGCGGAGCCGCACGGAGGCAGAGGAAGAGGAGATGACGAGGAAGCCGAAGGCGGCGGGGCGGGCGCACGGAGGGCTGCCGGTGCGGGTGTACGCACGGTGCGGGTTCGTGTTCTACCTGCGGCTGACTCGATGGAACGGAAGCGGTGGCACCGTGATCAAGGGCGACGAGCTCAAGCTGTTCCTCACATTTAGTGCGCTGAAGAAGGGTGACAAGATTGACGTCTGGGCCTTCCGCCGCGGCGGCGAACTTTGCTTCATCATCGGGAGGCCGTGA